One Phaseolus vulgaris cultivar G19833 chromosome 2, P. vulgaris v2.0, whole genome shotgun sequence DNA window includes the following coding sequences:
- the LOC137810040 gene encoding calcium-transporting ATPase 2, plasma membrane-type-like isoform X2, with product MMEGYLNENFEVKSKHSSEEALQRWRKLCGVVKNPRRRFRFTANLVMRGKAAAMRRTNQEKLRIAVLVSKAAIQFIESVKLSDYKVPEEVKDAGFQICGDELGCIVESHDVKKFTHHGGVNGIAEMLSTSTTEGLNSDSESLNRRQQIYGINKFTESEATSFWVFVWEAFQDMTLMILGVCAIVSLLVGIATEGWPKGAHDGLGIVASILLVVFVTATSDYRQSLQFKDLDKEKKKISIQVTRNGYRQKMSIYELLPGDIVHLAIGDQVPADGLFVSGFSVLIDESSLTGESEPVMVNSENPFLLSGTKVQDGSCKMLITSVGMRTQWGKLMATLSEGGDDETPLQVKLNGVATIIGKIGLFFAVVTFAVLVQGLVSQKLQQGSLSSWNGDDAMELLEFFAVAVTIVVVAVPEGLPLAVTLSLAFAMKKMMNDKALVRHLAACETMGSATTICSDKTGTLTTNHMTVVKTCFCMNSKEVSNNKASSLCSELPESAVKLLLQSIFNNTGGEVVVNQNGKREILGTPTEAAILEYGLSLGGDFQGERQACNLVKVEPFNSTKKRMSVVVELPDGGLRAHCKGASEIILAACDKVINSNGEVVPLDEESTNHLQATINQFASEALRTLCLAYVELENGFSPEDPIPVSGYTCIGVVGIKDPVRPGVKESVAVCRSAGITVRMVTGDNINTAKAIARECGILTDDGIAIEGPEFREKTEEELLELIPKIQVMARSSPLDKHTLVKHLRTTFGEVVAVTGDGTNDAPALHEADIGLAMGIAGTEVAKESADVIILDDNFSTIVTVAKWGRSVYINIQKFVQFQLTVNVVALIVNFTSACLTGTAPLTAVQLLWVNMIMDTLGALALATEPPNDDLMKRSPVGRKGNFISNVMWRNILGQSVYQFMVIWFLQTRGKSIFLLDGPNSDLVLNTLIFNSFVFCQVFNEINSREMEKINVFKGILDNYVFVGVISATVFFQIIIVEYLGTFANTTPLTLAQWFFCLFVGFLGMPIAARLKKIPV from the exons ATGATGGAGGGTTATTTGAATGAGAATTTTGAAGTGAAGTCCAAACACTCGTCTGAAGAGGCTCTTCAGAGATGGAGAAAACTGTGTGGGGTTGTCAAGAACCCCAGAAGACGCTTTCGTTTCACTGCGAATCTCGTCATGAGAGGCAAAGCTGCTGCTATGCGTCGTACCAATCAG GAGAAGCTGAGGATTGCAGTTTTGGTTTCCAAAGCAGCTATTCAATTTATCGAAA GCGTGAAACTAAGCGATTACAAAGTGCCAGAGGAAGTTAAAGATGCAGGTTTTCAAATCTGTGGCGATGAATTAGGGTGTATCGTTGAAAGCCATGACGTAAAGAAGTTCACACATCATGGTGGGGTTAATGGCATTGCAGAGATGCTTTCTACATCAACCACTGAGGGGCTTAACAGTGACAGCGAGTCATTGAATAGGAGACAGCAGATATATGGAATCAACAAATTTACTGAAAGTGAAGCTACAAGTTTCTGGGTTTTTGTTTGGGAAGCCTTTCAAGACATGACTCTGATGATACTTGGAGTGTGTGCTATTGTGTCACTGCTAGTTGGCATTGCAACTGAAGGATGGCCGAAGGGAGCTCATGATGGTCTTGGAATTGTTGCAAGTATCTTACTTGTTGTCTTTGTGACAGCAACAAGTGATTATCGCCAATCATTGCAATTCAAGGATTTAGAcaaggagaagaagaaaatatcTATTCAGGTCACAAGAAATGGATACAGACAGAAAATGTCAATTTATGAATTACTTCCTGGCGACATTGTGCATCTTGCCATTGGTGACCAAGTCCCTGCAGATGGACTATTTGTCTCGGGATTTTCTGTGTTGATCGATGAGTCAAGCTTAACAGGCGAGAGTGAGCCAGTGATGGTGAATTCTGAAAATCCATTTCTTCTTTCTGGAACCAAGGTTCAAGATGGATCATGCAAGATGTTGATTACCAGTGTTGGCATGAGGACTCAATGGGGTAAGTTGATGGCCACTCTCAGTGAAGGTGGAGATGATGAAACCCCGCTGCAGGTGAAGTTGAATGGTGTTGCAACCATTATCGGGAAGATAGGTCTATTCTTTGCAGTGGTTACTTTTGCAGTTCTGGTGCAAGGACTTGTAAGCCAAAAACTCCAACAAGGAAGTTTATCTAGCTGGAATGGGGATGATGCAATGGAGCTGTTGGAGTTCTTTGCAGTTGCAGTTACTATAGTTGTTGTTGCTGTTCCAGAGGGGCTGCCATTAGCTGTGACATTGAGCCTTGCATTTGCTATGAAAAAAATGATGAATGACAAAGCCCTTGTGAGACATTTGGCAGCCTGTGAGACCATGGGATCAGCCACAACTATTTGTAGTGACAAGACTGGGACACTGACAACGAACCACATGACTGTTGTGAAAACATGCTTTTGCATGAATAGCAAGGAAGTGAGCAATAATAAGGCCTCTAGTTTGTGCTCTGAACTCCCAGAATCTGCTGTGAAACTGCTGCTGCagtcaatatttaataatacagGAGGAGAGGTTGTGGTTAACCAAAACGGAAAACGTGAGATTTTAGGGACTCCAACTGAGGCTGCAATATTGGAGTATGGTTTGTCTTTAGGTGGAGATTTTCAAGGAGAGAGACAAGCATGTAATCTTGTTAAAGTTGAGCCATTCAATTCCACTAAGAAGAGAATGAGTGTGGTGGTTGAGCTCCCTGATGGAGGCTTAAGAGCCCACTGCAAAGGTGCTTCTGAAATAATTCTGGCTGCTTGTGACAAAGTTATCAACTCAAATGGTGAGGTTGTACCCCTTGATGAAGAATCAACAAACCATCTTCAGGCCACAATAAACCAGTTTGCAAGTGAGGCACTTAGAACACTATGCCTTGCTTATGTGGAATTGGAAAACGGGTTCTCTCCTGAAGACCCTATTCCCGTTTCTGGATATACTTGTATAGGAGTTGTTGGTATAAAAGATCCTGTTCGTCCTGGTGTTAAGGAATCTGTGGCAGTGTGTCGTTCAGCTGGAATAACAGTACGAATGGTTACTGGGGACAACATTAACACTGCAAAGGCTATAGCCAGGGAGTGTGGAATTTTAACTGATGACGGCATAGCAATTGAAGGACCAGAGTTTAGAGAGAAGACTGAGGAAGAGTTGCTTGAACTGATTCCCAAAATTCAG GTTATGGCTCGATCTTCACCTTTAGACAAACATACATTGGTGAAACACTTGCGCACCACGTTTGGGGAAGTGGTAGCTGTAACAGGTGATGGAACTAACGATGCTCCAGCCCTTCATGAAGCTGATATTGGACTTGCAATGGGCATTGCTGGAACTGAG GTTGCAAAAGAAAGTGCAGATGTCATAATTCTGGATGATAACTTCTCAACGATAGTAACAGTGGCCAAATGGGGACGTTCAGTTTACATAAATATTCAGAAGTTCGTACAGTTTCAGCTGACCGTTAATGTGGTTGCATTGATAGTGAACTTCACATCAGCTTGCTTGACAG gaACCGCGCCCCTCACAGCTGTTCAACTTTTGTGGGTGAACATGATAATGGACACACTGGGAGCACTTGCGCTTGCTACTGAACCTCCAAATGATGATTTAATGAAACGTTCACCTGTGGGAAGGAAGGGGAATTTCATCAGCAATGTCATGTGGAGGAACATCTTAGGGCAATCCGTGTATCAGTTTATGGTGATATGGTTTCTTCAGACAAGAGGAAAATCAATCTTTTTACTTGACGGACCCAACTCGGACCTGGTCTTAAACACGCTTATTTTCAACTCATTTGTTTTCTGTCAG GTTTTCAATGAGATAAATTCACGTGAAATGGAGAAAATAAACGTTTTCAAAGGCATTTTGGATAATTATGTTTTCGTGGGTGTGATCAGTGCTACTGTTTTCTTCCAAATCATAATAGTTGAGTACTTGGGAACCTTCGCAAACACGACACCTCTCACGCTGGCACAGTGGTTCTTTTGCTTATTCGTTGGATTTTTAGGCATGCCGATTGCTGCTCGCTTAAAGAAGATCCCTGTTTGA
- the LOC137810040 gene encoding calcium-transporting ATPase 2, plasma membrane-type-like isoform X1, with translation MMEGYLNENFEVKSKHSSEEALQRWRKLCGVVKNPRRRFRFTANLVMRGKAAAMRRTNQQEKLRIAVLVSKAAIQFIESVKLSDYKVPEEVKDAGFQICGDELGCIVESHDVKKFTHHGGVNGIAEMLSTSTTEGLNSDSESLNRRQQIYGINKFTESEATSFWVFVWEAFQDMTLMILGVCAIVSLLVGIATEGWPKGAHDGLGIVASILLVVFVTATSDYRQSLQFKDLDKEKKKISIQVTRNGYRQKMSIYELLPGDIVHLAIGDQVPADGLFVSGFSVLIDESSLTGESEPVMVNSENPFLLSGTKVQDGSCKMLITSVGMRTQWGKLMATLSEGGDDETPLQVKLNGVATIIGKIGLFFAVVTFAVLVQGLVSQKLQQGSLSSWNGDDAMELLEFFAVAVTIVVVAVPEGLPLAVTLSLAFAMKKMMNDKALVRHLAACETMGSATTICSDKTGTLTTNHMTVVKTCFCMNSKEVSNNKASSLCSELPESAVKLLLQSIFNNTGGEVVVNQNGKREILGTPTEAAILEYGLSLGGDFQGERQACNLVKVEPFNSTKKRMSVVVELPDGGLRAHCKGASEIILAACDKVINSNGEVVPLDEESTNHLQATINQFASEALRTLCLAYVELENGFSPEDPIPVSGYTCIGVVGIKDPVRPGVKESVAVCRSAGITVRMVTGDNINTAKAIARECGILTDDGIAIEGPEFREKTEEELLELIPKIQVMARSSPLDKHTLVKHLRTTFGEVVAVTGDGTNDAPALHEADIGLAMGIAGTEVAKESADVIILDDNFSTIVTVAKWGRSVYINIQKFVQFQLTVNVVALIVNFTSACLTGTAPLTAVQLLWVNMIMDTLGALALATEPPNDDLMKRSPVGRKGNFISNVMWRNILGQSVYQFMVIWFLQTRGKSIFLLDGPNSDLVLNTLIFNSFVFCQVFNEINSREMEKINVFKGILDNYVFVGVISATVFFQIIIVEYLGTFANTTPLTLAQWFFCLFVGFLGMPIAARLKKIPV, from the exons ATGATGGAGGGTTATTTGAATGAGAATTTTGAAGTGAAGTCCAAACACTCGTCTGAAGAGGCTCTTCAGAGATGGAGAAAACTGTGTGGGGTTGTCAAGAACCCCAGAAGACGCTTTCGTTTCACTGCGAATCTCGTCATGAGAGGCAAAGCTGCTGCTATGCGTCGTACCAATCAG CAGGAGAAGCTGAGGATTGCAGTTTTGGTTTCCAAAGCAGCTATTCAATTTATCGAAA GCGTGAAACTAAGCGATTACAAAGTGCCAGAGGAAGTTAAAGATGCAGGTTTTCAAATCTGTGGCGATGAATTAGGGTGTATCGTTGAAAGCCATGACGTAAAGAAGTTCACACATCATGGTGGGGTTAATGGCATTGCAGAGATGCTTTCTACATCAACCACTGAGGGGCTTAACAGTGACAGCGAGTCATTGAATAGGAGACAGCAGATATATGGAATCAACAAATTTACTGAAAGTGAAGCTACAAGTTTCTGGGTTTTTGTTTGGGAAGCCTTTCAAGACATGACTCTGATGATACTTGGAGTGTGTGCTATTGTGTCACTGCTAGTTGGCATTGCAACTGAAGGATGGCCGAAGGGAGCTCATGATGGTCTTGGAATTGTTGCAAGTATCTTACTTGTTGTCTTTGTGACAGCAACAAGTGATTATCGCCAATCATTGCAATTCAAGGATTTAGAcaaggagaagaagaaaatatcTATTCAGGTCACAAGAAATGGATACAGACAGAAAATGTCAATTTATGAATTACTTCCTGGCGACATTGTGCATCTTGCCATTGGTGACCAAGTCCCTGCAGATGGACTATTTGTCTCGGGATTTTCTGTGTTGATCGATGAGTCAAGCTTAACAGGCGAGAGTGAGCCAGTGATGGTGAATTCTGAAAATCCATTTCTTCTTTCTGGAACCAAGGTTCAAGATGGATCATGCAAGATGTTGATTACCAGTGTTGGCATGAGGACTCAATGGGGTAAGTTGATGGCCACTCTCAGTGAAGGTGGAGATGATGAAACCCCGCTGCAGGTGAAGTTGAATGGTGTTGCAACCATTATCGGGAAGATAGGTCTATTCTTTGCAGTGGTTACTTTTGCAGTTCTGGTGCAAGGACTTGTAAGCCAAAAACTCCAACAAGGAAGTTTATCTAGCTGGAATGGGGATGATGCAATGGAGCTGTTGGAGTTCTTTGCAGTTGCAGTTACTATAGTTGTTGTTGCTGTTCCAGAGGGGCTGCCATTAGCTGTGACATTGAGCCTTGCATTTGCTATGAAAAAAATGATGAATGACAAAGCCCTTGTGAGACATTTGGCAGCCTGTGAGACCATGGGATCAGCCACAACTATTTGTAGTGACAAGACTGGGACACTGACAACGAACCACATGACTGTTGTGAAAACATGCTTTTGCATGAATAGCAAGGAAGTGAGCAATAATAAGGCCTCTAGTTTGTGCTCTGAACTCCCAGAATCTGCTGTGAAACTGCTGCTGCagtcaatatttaataatacagGAGGAGAGGTTGTGGTTAACCAAAACGGAAAACGTGAGATTTTAGGGACTCCAACTGAGGCTGCAATATTGGAGTATGGTTTGTCTTTAGGTGGAGATTTTCAAGGAGAGAGACAAGCATGTAATCTTGTTAAAGTTGAGCCATTCAATTCCACTAAGAAGAGAATGAGTGTGGTGGTTGAGCTCCCTGATGGAGGCTTAAGAGCCCACTGCAAAGGTGCTTCTGAAATAATTCTGGCTGCTTGTGACAAAGTTATCAACTCAAATGGTGAGGTTGTACCCCTTGATGAAGAATCAACAAACCATCTTCAGGCCACAATAAACCAGTTTGCAAGTGAGGCACTTAGAACACTATGCCTTGCTTATGTGGAATTGGAAAACGGGTTCTCTCCTGAAGACCCTATTCCCGTTTCTGGATATACTTGTATAGGAGTTGTTGGTATAAAAGATCCTGTTCGTCCTGGTGTTAAGGAATCTGTGGCAGTGTGTCGTTCAGCTGGAATAACAGTACGAATGGTTACTGGGGACAACATTAACACTGCAAAGGCTATAGCCAGGGAGTGTGGAATTTTAACTGATGACGGCATAGCAATTGAAGGACCAGAGTTTAGAGAGAAGACTGAGGAAGAGTTGCTTGAACTGATTCCCAAAATTCAG GTTATGGCTCGATCTTCACCTTTAGACAAACATACATTGGTGAAACACTTGCGCACCACGTTTGGGGAAGTGGTAGCTGTAACAGGTGATGGAACTAACGATGCTCCAGCCCTTCATGAAGCTGATATTGGACTTGCAATGGGCATTGCTGGAACTGAG GTTGCAAAAGAAAGTGCAGATGTCATAATTCTGGATGATAACTTCTCAACGATAGTAACAGTGGCCAAATGGGGACGTTCAGTTTACATAAATATTCAGAAGTTCGTACAGTTTCAGCTGACCGTTAATGTGGTTGCATTGATAGTGAACTTCACATCAGCTTGCTTGACAG gaACCGCGCCCCTCACAGCTGTTCAACTTTTGTGGGTGAACATGATAATGGACACACTGGGAGCACTTGCGCTTGCTACTGAACCTCCAAATGATGATTTAATGAAACGTTCACCTGTGGGAAGGAAGGGGAATTTCATCAGCAATGTCATGTGGAGGAACATCTTAGGGCAATCCGTGTATCAGTTTATGGTGATATGGTTTCTTCAGACAAGAGGAAAATCAATCTTTTTACTTGACGGACCCAACTCGGACCTGGTCTTAAACACGCTTATTTTCAACTCATTTGTTTTCTGTCAG GTTTTCAATGAGATAAATTCACGTGAAATGGAGAAAATAAACGTTTTCAAAGGCATTTTGGATAATTATGTTTTCGTGGGTGTGATCAGTGCTACTGTTTTCTTCCAAATCATAATAGTTGAGTACTTGGGAACCTTCGCAAACACGACACCTCTCACGCTGGCACAGTGGTTCTTTTGCTTATTCGTTGGATTTTTAGGCATGCCGATTGCTGCTCGCTTAAAGAAGATCCCTGTTTGA